A window of Metabacillus sp. B2-18 contains these coding sequences:
- a CDS encoding 5-bromo-4-chloroindolyl phosphate hydrolysis family protein yields the protein MNQFVNFFIQSTTAFVSTGAIWMVSFFPLDQTYLMSSAYALGGGAIAFAGTKALTTQRFLKQNQLSRKEYKYIHHHLKEADKKIKRLRKTFFTIRSVSSIKQNIELYRVVNRIYSITKKEPKRFYLAEQFYYSHLDSLVELSEKYAFLVSQPKKNRELSHSLDETRDTISKLSEKLEKDLHDVLSKDISQLNFELDVAKLSIKK from the coding sequence ATGAATCAATTTGTCAATTTTTTCATACAGTCCACCACTGCGTTTGTATCAACGGGTGCGATCTGGATGGTCAGCTTTTTTCCACTGGATCAAACGTACCTTATGTCGAGTGCCTATGCGTTGGGGGGAGGGGCCATTGCCTTTGCCGGAACAAAAGCACTAACAACTCAACGCTTTTTAAAACAAAACCAACTTTCAAGAAAAGAGTACAAATATATTCATCATCATTTAAAGGAAGCAGATAAAAAAATAAAACGTCTTCGCAAAACATTTTTTACGATCCGATCAGTTTCTTCCATTAAACAAAATATCGAACTGTATCGTGTTGTGAATCGTATTTATTCGATTACAAAAAAAGAGCCGAAGCGTTTTTACCTAGCCGAGCAGTTTTACTATTCTCACTTAGACTCGCTCGTTGAGTTAAGCGAAAAATATGCATTCTTAGTTTCACAGCCGAAAAAGAACCGTGAATTATCTCACTCTCTAGATGAAACGCGTGACACGATTTCCAAGCTTTCAGAAAAACTGGAGAAGGATTTACACGATGTTTTGTCTAAAGATATATCTCAGTTGAACTTCGAACTAGATGTTGCAAAACTTTCAATTAAAAAATAG
- a CDS encoding SEC-C metal-binding domain-containing protein has translation MKLELRRNDPCSCGSGKKYKKCCMKKENVIQLHAVKEERFYQQKHALVVKVKDFVSKKLPLSKQYQLHTEFKRRTDHTLNEQAEKQFFDFWLIFFNRFENGLRGIELFVHENGSRLSEDEREMANTWSSLKPRLIQAIDSGEKSVLFEDAFTHERFPVARMQENLPSVAPWYGTIALLEPFDTLFYFNGVRKFESPQNFHYAVKKVDQLREEKELNHEQILMDYFPEILAAIAKGEERELGTKEIHQYNSYYTIEDFEAVDSFFQNEGIFVMDKWEPAQKLCNWVENWHQYSDSEISGPIRMGSVYGSIRIEGNQLTFVTLDEARAEEFKGMMERVGAVSFVNEETHTQTVPFQVEIINTISSMNEDTPQYFAFYAKHDLRFDLDKSLPLFNGQSINELVKAGRKDEVEAYLQQREYSLYVQAHYEFKDIAVTPDFNSVRRELCLPLSPFVTGGKSRASSIEKIDSPLAKKKSIVKEEDIPNYELLGFTPATVDNFFAGDFVTFFKEKTEGKSDLTLRKYRNCLFDLREIFLEHPVSSWEECDETFWHNVFLADFPNLYKPLTKTVVKDFASTTKALAKWIEKEKGVKGLSKVVNKIAKDAEEPLLELV, from the coding sequence ATGAAATTGGAATTAAGACGTAACGATCCGTGTTCTTGTGGGAGCGGAAAAAAATATAAAAAGTGCTGCATGAAGAAAGAAAATGTGATTCAGCTTCATGCCGTAAAGGAAGAACGCTTTTATCAGCAAAAGCATGCACTAGTTGTAAAGGTGAAGGACTTTGTTTCTAAGAAGCTTCCTTTAAGTAAACAATACCAATTACATACGGAATTTAAAAGAAGAACGGATCATACTTTGAACGAACAGGCAGAAAAACAGTTCTTCGATTTTTGGCTGATCTTTTTTAACCGTTTTGAAAATGGTCTGCGTGGAATTGAGTTGTTTGTACATGAAAATGGGTCTCGCCTTTCAGAAGATGAGCGCGAAATGGCGAACACTTGGTCATCTCTTAAGCCAAGGCTTATACAGGCGATCGATTCAGGAGAGAAAAGTGTTCTTTTCGAAGATGCTTTCACTCATGAGAGATTCCCTGTTGCCCGTATGCAGGAAAACCTGCCAAGTGTTGCACCATGGTACGGAACGATTGCTTTATTAGAGCCTTTTGATACACTGTTCTATTTTAATGGTGTACGAAAATTCGAAAGCCCACAAAACTTCCACTATGCTGTGAAAAAAGTGGACCAGCTTCGTGAGGAAAAAGAGCTTAATCATGAGCAAATACTTATGGATTACTTCCCTGAGATTTTAGCTGCGATTGCTAAGGGCGAAGAACGTGAATTAGGGACAAAAGAAATTCATCAATACAATTCCTACTATACAATTGAAGATTTCGAAGCTGTTGATTCTTTCTTTCAAAACGAGGGAATTTTCGTAATGGATAAATGGGAGCCAGCTCAAAAGCTTTGTAACTGGGTGGAAAACTGGCACCAATACTCAGATAGCGAAATTTCTGGCCCAATCCGCATGGGTTCGGTATACGGCTCGATCCGAATTGAAGGAAATCAGCTTACATTTGTTACATTAGATGAAGCAAGAGCGGAAGAATTCAAAGGTATGATGGAGCGCGTTGGTGCTGTTTCATTTGTGAACGAGGAAACACATACACAAACCGTTCCTTTCCAGGTTGAAATCATCAACACCATTTCTTCGATGAATGAAGATACGCCACAGTACTTTGCTTTCTATGCAAAGCATGATCTTCGTTTTGATTTAGATAAATCTCTTCCATTGTTTAATGGTCAATCAATTAATGAGTTGGTTAAAGCAGGACGCAAGGACGAGGTTGAGGCATACTTGCAGCAAAGAGAATACAGCTTATATGTTCAAGCTCATTATGAGTTTAAGGATATCGCTGTTACACCAGACTTTAATTCAGTACGTAGAGAATTGTGCCTTCCTCTATCACCGTTTGTTACGGGTGGAAAAAGTCGAGCATCTTCAATCGAGAAAATCGATTCACCTTTAGCTAAGAAAAAATCAATCGTAAAAGAAGAAGATATCCCGAACTATGAACTGTTGGGTTTCACACCAGCAACGGTTGATAATTTCTTTGCTGGAGATTTCGTGACATTCTTCAAGGAAAAAACAGAAGGTAAATCAGATCTTACTCTAAGAAAATATCGAAACTGCTTATTTGATCTAAGAGAAATCTTCCTAGAACACCCTGTTTCAAGCTGGGAAGAATGCGACGAAACATTCTGGCACAACGTATTCCTGGCAGATTTCCCGAACCTCTACAAACCACTAACCAAGACTGTTGTTAAGGACTTTGCCAGCACAACAAAAGCACTGGCTAAATGGATTGAGAAAGAAAAAGGTGTTAAAGGACTTTCTAAGGTTGTTAATAAGATTGCGAAGGACGCGGAAGAGCCGTTGTTGGAGTTGGTTTAA
- the brnQ gene encoding branched-chain amino acid transport system II carrier protein, which translates to MVKKLSGKETIVIGLMLFALFLGAGNMIFPPAMGQQAGEHVWAATLGFLITGVGLPFLGILAIALSGSDIQTIGNKVHPKFGLIFPIILYLTIGPFFGIPRTATVAFEIGVTPFLPVDLSAQGFPLFIYTILFFAVTFWLALNPSKLVDRIGKMLTPALLIILVILTAKAVLTPMGSLQAPQNDYIEGAFFKGFLEGYLTMDTLSALVFGIVIVSAIKERGIQERVEVMKVCIKAGLIACAGLIFVYVSLSFIGATSVSQIGYLDNGGAILSATASALFGSFGKGILALAITFACLTTSVGLVSACGNYLSKVFRRFSYKQVIFVLSVFSTCIANFGLSQLISVSVPLLVALYPLAIVLIVLSFVDYAVGIKSRVYVFSLIATAVFSIIDGLTAASIAIPGMSLLVDYVPLFEIGLGWLVPAVIGALIGGVIRK; encoded by the coding sequence ATGGTAAAAAAATTATCCGGTAAGGAAACAATTGTTATCGGCTTAATGTTGTTTGCTTTGTTTTTAGGTGCAGGTAATATGATTTTTCCACCCGCCATGGGTCAGCAGGCAGGTGAGCATGTATGGGCAGCAACTCTAGGGTTTCTTATAACAGGTGTTGGACTTCCCTTTTTAGGTATACTAGCAATTGCTTTGTCTGGTAGTGACATTCAAACAATCGGAAACAAAGTTCATCCAAAGTTCGGTCTGATTTTTCCGATTATTTTGTATTTAACAATTGGACCATTTTTTGGAATACCACGAACAGCAACAGTGGCTTTTGAGATTGGAGTAACTCCATTTCTACCTGTTGATCTTTCAGCACAAGGATTTCCGCTTTTCATTTACACGATATTGTTTTTTGCGGTAACATTTTGGTTGGCGTTGAATCCAAGCAAATTAGTAGATCGTATTGGTAAAATGCTAACTCCAGCTCTCTTGATTATTTTAGTGATCTTAACAGCAAAAGCTGTTTTAACTCCAATGGGATCACTACAAGCACCACAGAATGACTATATAGAAGGTGCATTTTTCAAAGGCTTCCTAGAAGGTTACTTAACAATGGACACACTAAGTGCACTTGTTTTTGGAATTGTCATTGTTTCGGCAATAAAAGAAAGAGGGATTCAAGAACGAGTAGAAGTGATGAAGGTTTGTATCAAGGCTGGATTGATCGCATGTGCAGGGTTAATCTTTGTCTATGTTTCTCTTTCGTTTATCGGAGCAACAAGTGTTTCTCAAATTGGCTACCTAGACAACGGCGGGGCTATTCTCTCTGCAACAGCAAGTGCATTGTTTGGTTCGTTTGGGAAGGGAATCTTAGCACTAGCAATCACATTTGCTTGTTTAACAACAAGTGTTGGACTAGTATCTGCTTGTGGAAATTACCTATCAAAAGTGTTTCGGAGATTCTCATATAAACAGGTTATCTTCGTTTTATCTGTTTTTAGTACATGCATCGCGAACTTTGGATTATCACAGCTTATTTCTGTTTCAGTTCCATTGTTGGTTGCGCTATATCCGTTAGCGATTGTGCTTATTGTATTATCGTTTGTAGACTATGCAGTTGGGATCAAATCGAGAGTCTATGTTTTCAGCTTAATTGCTACAGCAGTTTTCAGTATAATTGACGGGTTAACTGCGGCAAGTATCGCGATTCCAGGGATGAGCCTTTTAGTAGACTACGTTCCGCTCTTTGAGATCGGACTGGGATGGTTGGTACCAGCAGTTATTGGTGCGTTAATTGGTGGAGTTATAAGAAAATAG
- the brnQ gene encoding branched-chain amino acid transport system II carrier protein, translating to MLKKKELILISFMLFSMFFGAGNLIFPAFLGRSAGEDVWLSLAGFILTAVGLPILGVLAVAKAGSLDTLVNRVHPVFAFLFPFLIYVSIGPGLAIPRAGSTAYEMGLKPFLPAEGVSQPMVLFFYTVVFFAITLWLSLNPSKLVDRFGKLLTPLLLIMILIIFVKSLITPIGSFSEATGAYAQNGFFQGFMDGYLTMDALAALVFGIVVANTIRTKGVADSKLVSKYMGYAGIVAGVLLASIYGILAFFGASSTSHGEAENGAQVLTIVMNQLFGGVGIVMLGLLFTLACLCVCIGLVISCSQYFSTIFPKLSYAKWAVVLTVISLLLANMGLTQILSISVPILGAIYPVAVVLIVLGLCQDWIHNQVYLVATLFTAAFSVIETINSTFLGRSLDSVLSYVPLYDKGVGWILPAVVGVVIGILISGRAGGSGAKDASLGESRPEPSL from the coding sequence ATGCTTAAGAAAAAAGAACTTATTCTTATTAGTTTTATGTTATTTTCTATGTTCTTCGGAGCCGGAAACCTAATTTTCCCGGCATTTTTAGGTAGATCGGCAGGAGAGGATGTGTGGCTTTCACTTGCTGGATTTATCTTAACTGCAGTTGGACTACCGATTTTAGGGGTTTTAGCTGTTGCAAAGGCAGGTAGCCTTGATACATTAGTAAACAGAGTACATCCTGTTTTCGCGTTTCTTTTTCCGTTTTTAATTTATGTATCAATTGGTCCTGGTCTAGCGATCCCTCGCGCAGGCTCTACTGCTTACGAAATGGGATTAAAGCCATTCCTACCAGCTGAAGGAGTAAGCCAACCGATGGTTTTATTCTTCTACACAGTCGTCTTTTTTGCGATTACATTATGGTTGAGCTTAAATCCTTCAAAATTAGTGGACCGATTCGGTAAGCTGTTAACGCCACTATTACTAATCATGATTTTGATCATTTTTGTAAAAAGCTTAATTACACCTATTGGTTCATTTTCTGAAGCAACTGGTGCTTATGCTCAGAACGGATTCTTCCAAGGCTTTATGGACGGATATTTAACAATGGATGCCCTTGCGGCGTTGGTGTTTGGGATTGTTGTGGCAAACACCATTCGCACAAAAGGTGTAGCAGACTCGAAATTAGTATCAAAGTACATGGGCTATGCTGGGATTGTAGCCGGCGTTTTACTAGCTTCTATCTATGGAATTCTCGCGTTCTTTGGGGCATCAAGCACATCACATGGTGAAGCAGAAAATGGTGCGCAAGTGTTAACGATTGTTATGAATCAATTGTTTGGTGGAGTGGGCATCGTGATGCTCGGTTTGTTGTTTACACTAGCTTGCTTATGCGTTTGTATCGGACTTGTTATTTCTTGTAGTCAGTATTTCTCTACGATTTTCCCAAAACTTTCTTATGCGAAGTGGGCGGTTGTTTTAACGGTTATAAGTCTACTATTAGCGAACATGGGATTAACGCAAATCCTTTCAATCTCCGTTCCGATTTTAGGGGCGATCTACCCTGTAGCGGTTGTGCTGATTGTTTTAGGTTTATGTCAGGATTGGATTCATAACCAAGTTTACTTGGTGGCAACACTGTTCACAGCTGCCTTCAGCGTAATAGAAACGATTAACAGCACTTTCCTAGGCAGGTCATTAGATTCTGTATTGAGCTACGTACCTCTTTACGACAAAGGTGTAGGCTGGATTTTGCCTGCAGTTGTTGGAGTTGTTATTGGAATCTTAATCAGTGGACGAGCTGGAGGTTCCGGTGCAAAAGATGCTAGTTTAGGAGAATCAAGACCTGAACCTAGTTTGTAG
- a CDS encoding transposase, with protein sequence MGRKPRVSIPYCFYHIVCRGNRRDPLFMHDGDFATFLYLLKKLHEKYHFEIASYCLMTNHYHLQLRSQYHSLSSIMALINKKYADYYNNRHNLTGHVYEKRFFDEVILSKKGMLEVSRYIHLNPVVAGMVEKPEEYPWSSYQYFVDTEHDKRNLPFFDPVILLNEFPGTLEEQKEQYQMYHLVETISNK encoded by the coding sequence ATGGGCAGAAAACCTCGAGTCTCGATCCCCTATTGCTTCTATCATATTGTATGCCGCGGAAACCGCAGAGATCCTCTTTTTATGCATGATGGCGATTTTGCAACTTTTCTTTATCTCCTCAAAAAGCTCCATGAAAAATACCATTTTGAAATAGCTTCTTATTGCTTAATGACAAACCACTACCACTTGCAACTCAGATCACAATACCATTCTCTATCATCCATAATGGCGTTGATAAACAAAAAATATGCGGATTACTATAACAATCGGCATAATCTTACTGGGCATGTCTATGAAAAACGATTTTTTGATGAGGTCATTCTTTCGAAGAAGGGGATGCTAGAAGTAAGTCGGTATATACATCTTAACCCAGTGGTGGCGGGTATGGTGGAGAAGCCGGAAGAATATCCATGGAGTAGTTATCAGTACTTTGTGGATACAGAACATGACAAGCGGAATCTTCCGTTTTTTGATCCAGTAATACTGTTGAACGAATTTCCTGGTACATTAGAGGAACAAAAGGAACAGTATCAGATGTATCACCTTGTAGAAACAATTAGTAATAAGTAG